Within the Planctomonas sp. JC2975 genome, the region GCACTGAACGCACACATTCTCAACGACGTCAGCGAGATCATCCTCGAGACCATCTCTGAGGCGAGGACTTCAAGGCAGGAAGTGGTCGACGCCGCGCGCATAGCGGGCCTTCTGAGCCATCGAGAAGTCGAAGTGTTCGAGTACATCACACGACAGGCCTCCACGAAGGAAATCGCCCAACAGATGGGCATCGCCGAGCACACCGTCAAGCACCACATCACAAACATCGGCCGCAAATTGCAGGCCAGCGGACGCCGTGGACTGCTCACACGCGCGCGCGAACTCGGTCTTCTTATTGCCACGCCAGTAGCGGTCACTGGGACGATAACAGCGATCAGTACGCTCACCTGAATCAGCCAACAAGAACTACGACTAGTGTCCTGGCTTCCGATGCCCGTGATTAGCAGGGATGACCGGGCCGAGCAGAACAACGAGGTGAGGAAGCGGCGCCCGGCTTGCAGGTGTCCGCGCCAGGAACACAGCCCTGGCCATGACCCGCCGATAGCCGTCTCTTCGTGCTACTCTCAAGGCACTACATCCCCCACGCCTCTCGACGATGCGCACTTGGGGGATTTTCTCTGCCCAGCGAGAAGGGACCGCTGGATGCCTCGACCGCCGCGACCACGCGGATCGCTGCCGTACGAGAAACCACCGCTGAGCGTCGACCAACTCGTCGACCGTCTCGCCGGCCGCGGCCTGCAGATCCCAGACAGGGATCGCGCGATCAGATACCTGCGCCACATTGGCTACTACCGGCTTTCGCCATACACGATCCCGTTTCGGCAGAACGGATCCGACCATCTCGTCCGCGAAGGTACATCCTTCGATGATGTCTTGGACCTCTATGTGTTCGACCGCGCGCTACGGCTCATAGTCATGGACGCGCTCGAACGCGTCGAGGTAGCAGTACGAGCTGCGCTCACCGATCACATGTCGACGACATACGACAACTCGCACTGGTACACGGACCCAACGCATTTCCGCGACCAGCACAGGCACGCCGGCCTGCTCAGGATCGTGCGCGAGACATGCGAAGACCGCCTCAACGGGACACCGGACTCCGGCGAAGACGCGCTCGTACACCGCTCCGCACTCGAGCACTACCTCACAACGTACGGTTCCCCGGAACTCCCGCCCTCATGGCTCATGGTCGAGACACTGACCATCGGCCAACTCACCAGCGCATACCGCAACCTACGGAACCGGTCCGACCGAACAGCAATCGCCGCGAGCATCGGACTGGCCGCGCCCGTCCTCGAGTCTTGGTTGCAAACCTATGTCCGCGTGCGGAATGTCTGCGCACACCACGGACGACTATGGAACGTCGGCCTCGGCGTCTACCCCGCGATCCCGAACTCACCATCGATCTCCTGGCTGCAAGCCCCCGACGCACTCCCCGAGAGGTCGCGGAGACGGCTTTACCCCGTGCTGATCTCGCTACAGTCAGTGCTCGACACAGTCTCACCGCGAAGCAGCTGGGCACAGCGACTCTACACACTCCTCAAATCTCGCTCCCCAATGAATCGCGCCGGAATGGGCATACCCGAACATTGGACAGAAGACCCCTTCTGGAGTCTCCACATCGAGTAACGCTACGCACGCAGGCGGATCCGCAACAGTGCCTCGCGTTGGGCGATGACGGACTCGCGGCCGGCTGCCGCCCGCAGCAGGATCCGGTTGCGTGCCCCGATCTGTATCGGTCGGTGCTAATCGGCGGGAATTCAGGATGGCGAAATCGGCACGATCCGGTGCGAAATCAGTTCAGGTTTGCTCGCGCCCATACCAGCGCTCCTTCTTCATCTGCAAAAGCACCCTCATCCTGTGCTTGCAGGGCCTTGTGCAGGATGCCGGCAAACTCCGGTCCGGGTTCCAATCCGAGCGAGATCAAGTGCCGGCCTTTGAGGATGGGCGCTGTGCCGATGGGGTCGGCCGCTGCGACGCTCAACCACGTCGCTGCTGGTGAGGCCTTCGCGCCGCTGCCCCTGCCTGCACTGTCCGCATCGACCACCCGTGCCCAGTCCGTGAGGCTTGCTGGGGCCAGTCGGCGAGCGAGCCGCCGCAGTGTGGGCCGTGATGGTGTTCCGTGTACCGATACGTGACTCATGTGCTCGGCAACGACCGGAACCACCCGGCGAATGATGTGTGACGGAGCACCAATCCGGTGCAGGAAAGCCCGGGCTTGTCCTACCCCGGCTTGGGCATGCCCGTACGACGTGATGCGACCAGTCACCGAACCAATCTGTGTGTGGGTGACCTTGCCGAGATCGTGCAGTAATGCGCCCAGAACTGCGACCTCGCGGTCGTCACCGGTGATGCCGCCGTGAGTGCAGCTGTCCGCTGCCGCTTGGGCTGAGAGCGTCAAGTGGGTAAAGACGTTCCCTTCCGGGTGCCATGTCGGGTCTTGGGGAACTGTGAGCGTGGCTGCGAGTTCGGGCAAGAGCATGATCGCGCCGGTCGCAACGAGTGCTGCCGCGGCGGCCTGCCAGTGTTTGCCGACGCGGAGCAGTTTGGACCACTCCATCCAAATCCGCTCCTGAGCAACGGCTTCCGGCTGGTTCTGCATCTGGAGAGCGATTCTTCTGCAGGTAGCAGCGGTGTTGTCCTCTACCTGGAATCCGAAGCGCCCCGCAAACTGCACGACACGCCACACCCGCAGCGGATCTTTCCCGAATGCGTTGCTTGTCGCACGCAAAACCCCTGCATTGAGGTCACGGAGTCCGCCGAATGGATCGATGAGCTTGCCGGACGCGGGGTCCCATCCGATCGCATTGATCGTGAGGTCTCGTTGCGCGAACGCATCGCTGATGTTGGTGTGTTCACCCTCGGCGAGC harbors:
- a CDS encoding HD domain-containing protein; the encoded protein is MTTDTELIRLSAAASMLLDSIRRAGGHPLIVGGAVRDALLGVAPKDIDVEVHGDTDTAVLLTEIAKVGTVRERGRSFAILAAQVNGEDFDVSLARHGEENASERIATRLAEGEHTNISDAFAQRDLTINAIGWDPASGKLIDPFGGLRDLNAGVLRATSNAFGKDPLRVWRVVQFAGRFGFQVEDNTAATCRRIALQMQNQPEAVAQERIWMEWSKLLRVGKHWQAAAAALVATGAIMLLPELAATLTVPQDPTWHPEGNVFTHLTLSAQAAADSCTHGGITGDDREVAVLGALLHDLGKVTHTQIGSVTGRITSYGHAQAGVGQARAFLHRIGAPSHIIRRVVPVVAEHMSHVSVHGTPSRPTLRRLARRLAPASLTDWARVVDADSAGRGSGAKASPAATWLSVAAADPIGTAPILKGRHLISLGLEPGPEFAGILHKALQAQDEGAFADEEGALVWARANLN
- a CDS encoding Abi family protein, with protein sequence MGDFLCPARRDRWMPRPPRPRGSLPYEKPPLSVDQLVDRLAGRGLQIPDRDRAIRYLRHIGYYRLSPYTIPFRQNGSDHLVREGTSFDDVLDLYVFDRALRLIVMDALERVEVAVRAALTDHMSTTYDNSHWYTDPTHFRDQHRHAGLLRIVRETCEDRLNGTPDSGEDALVHRSALEHYLTTYGSPELPPSWLMVETLTIGQLTSAYRNLRNRSDRTAIAASIGLAAPVLESWLQTYVRVRNVCAHHGRLWNVGLGVYPAIPNSPSISWLQAPDALPERSRRRLYPVLISLQSVLDTVSPRSSWAQRLYTLLKSRSPMNRAGMGIPEHWTEDPFWSLHIE